The following are encoded together in the Tribolium castaneum strain GA2 chromosome 3, icTriCast1.1, whole genome shotgun sequence genome:
- the LOC656364 gene encoding F-box/LRR-repeat protein 21 isoform X1, with translation MFSDYYKCKPDMNSDNFACFGDCPKPKKSKTSEEERVAFWAHLPSIVIHDIFDLLSKNDRQNASRVCKNWRQNIFHPKWWPEVTFKIEPCNIERSKFFTSVFGRIVSSAKIQVNTLAPECTDEFVALIETLSENNNLKELIIEPTHCHFDIARYSTKSSSNMHNVIAKLKRCLPNLTKFSIGCIEDFALYLDEYLTILGSQQPEKVTLLGLASVKDNPNEYEDSYFECDLIKPFTNLKVLSIDFDQLSDTFLSCLDASTHLERLVVHLHGVREGHPSTTNAAWTIFKAKHPKCELRVNVIHSYDEVQHLHETILRDEMPLTHLRVFFCEHVNLETLEFISAFYNHTLRSLVWVDSMGNNEETWSFLASQRDLSPDPLVMMSWLCSNLSELVFYGYKYREENLVAIARLRGEKLKKLEVAEDDVLFSNSNYLGQENLIDIQLHLKQPWAPTKTADLHPVIRNPTAGDSDEYLLPIVLADLH, from the exons ATGTTTTCCGATTATTACAAATGTAAACCAG ATATGAACAGTGACAATTTCGCCTGTTTCGGAGATTGCCCAaagccaaaaaaatcaaagactTCAGAGGAGGAACGAGTCGCGTTTTGGGCTCATCTTCCCTCGATCGTAATCCACGACATTTTCGACTTGTTGAGCAAAAATGACCGCCAGAATGCGTCCCGTGTGTGCAAAAATTGGCGACAGAACATCTTTCATCCAAA GTGGTGGCCGGAGGTCACTTTCAAAATCGAACCGTGCAATATCGAAAGGTCGAAATTTTTCACGTCGGTCTTCGGTCGGATCGTCTCCAGTGCGAAAATTCAAGTGAACACTCTGGCGCCGGAATGCACTGACGAGTTCGTCGCTCTCATCGAAACTCTAAgcgaaaataacaatttaaaagaACTGATTATCGAACCCACGCATTGCCATTTCGATATCGCGAGATACAGCACCAAATCCAG TTCGAATATGCATAATGTGATAGCCAAGTTAAAACGATGTCTCCCTAACTTGACCAAATTCAGTATCGGCTGCATCGAAGACTTTGCCCTTTACCTCGACGAGTACTTAACGATTTTAGGGAGCCAGCAGCCGGAAAAAGTTACACTTCTGGGGTTAGCGTCAGTCAAGGATAACCCGAACGAGTACGAAGATTCGTATTTTGAATGTGATTTAATTAAACCTTTTACGAATTTAAAG GTGTTGAGCATAGACTTCGACCAACTTTCGGACACCTTCCTCAGCTGCTTGGACGCCTCCACGCACCTGGAGCGCCTCGTGGTGCACTTGCACGGTGTCCGGGAGGGCCACCCTAGCACCACGAACGCCGCTTGGACCATCTTCAAAGCCAAACACCCCAAGTGCGAGCTCCGCGTCAACGTCATCCACTCGTACGACGAAGTCCAACACCTGCACGAAACCATCCTCAGAGACGAAATGCCCCTAACCCACCTCCGGGTGTTCTTTTGCGAACATGTCAACCTCGAAACGTTGGAGTTCATCTCAGCCTTCTACAACCACACGTTGCGGAGCCTCGTTTGGGTCGATTCCATGGGCAACAACGAAGAAACTTGGTCGTTCTTGGCGTCTCAGCGGGATCTGAGCCCCGATCCACTGGTCATGATGTCATGGCTGTGCTCCAATTTGAGCGAATTAGTCTTCTACGGTTACAAATATCGCGAAGAGAATTTGGTCGCCATCGCCAGACTTCGTGGCGAGAAATTGAAGAAGTTGGAAGTCGCTGAAGACGATGTGCTGTTTTCGAACAGCAATTATTTGGggcaagaaaatttaatt
- the LOC656364 gene encoding F-box/LRR-repeat protein 21 isoform X2: protein MSIKLIRKSSDMNSDNFACFGDCPKPKKSKTSEEERVAFWAHLPSIVIHDIFDLLSKNDRQNASRVCKNWRQNIFHPKWWPEVTFKIEPCNIERSKFFTSVFGRIVSSAKIQVNTLAPECTDEFVALIETLSENNNLKELIIEPTHCHFDIARYSTKSSSNMHNVIAKLKRCLPNLTKFSIGCIEDFALYLDEYLTILGSQQPEKVTLLGLASVKDNPNEYEDSYFECDLIKPFTNLKVLSIDFDQLSDTFLSCLDASTHLERLVVHLHGVREGHPSTTNAAWTIFKAKHPKCELRVNVIHSYDEVQHLHETILRDEMPLTHLRVFFCEHVNLETLEFISAFYNHTLRSLVWVDSMGNNEETWSFLASQRDLSPDPLVMMSWLCSNLSELVFYGYKYREENLVAIARLRGEKLKKLEVAEDDVLFSNSNYLGQENLIDIQLHLKQPWAPTKTADLHPVIRNPTAGDSDEYLLPIVLADLH, encoded by the exons ATGTCAATAAAATTGATACGCAAAAGCAGTG ATATGAACAGTGACAATTTCGCCTGTTTCGGAGATTGCCCAaagccaaaaaaatcaaagactTCAGAGGAGGAACGAGTCGCGTTTTGGGCTCATCTTCCCTCGATCGTAATCCACGACATTTTCGACTTGTTGAGCAAAAATGACCGCCAGAATGCGTCCCGTGTGTGCAAAAATTGGCGACAGAACATCTTTCATCCAAA GTGGTGGCCGGAGGTCACTTTCAAAATCGAACCGTGCAATATCGAAAGGTCGAAATTTTTCACGTCGGTCTTCGGTCGGATCGTCTCCAGTGCGAAAATTCAAGTGAACACTCTGGCGCCGGAATGCACTGACGAGTTCGTCGCTCTCATCGAAACTCTAAgcgaaaataacaatttaaaagaACTGATTATCGAACCCACGCATTGCCATTTCGATATCGCGAGATACAGCACCAAATCCAG TTCGAATATGCATAATGTGATAGCCAAGTTAAAACGATGTCTCCCTAACTTGACCAAATTCAGTATCGGCTGCATCGAAGACTTTGCCCTTTACCTCGACGAGTACTTAACGATTTTAGGGAGCCAGCAGCCGGAAAAAGTTACACTTCTGGGGTTAGCGTCAGTCAAGGATAACCCGAACGAGTACGAAGATTCGTATTTTGAATGTGATTTAATTAAACCTTTTACGAATTTAAAG GTGTTGAGCATAGACTTCGACCAACTTTCGGACACCTTCCTCAGCTGCTTGGACGCCTCCACGCACCTGGAGCGCCTCGTGGTGCACTTGCACGGTGTCCGGGAGGGCCACCCTAGCACCACGAACGCCGCTTGGACCATCTTCAAAGCCAAACACCCCAAGTGCGAGCTCCGCGTCAACGTCATCCACTCGTACGACGAAGTCCAACACCTGCACGAAACCATCCTCAGAGACGAAATGCCCCTAACCCACCTCCGGGTGTTCTTTTGCGAACATGTCAACCTCGAAACGTTGGAGTTCATCTCAGCCTTCTACAACCACACGTTGCGGAGCCTCGTTTGGGTCGATTCCATGGGCAACAACGAAGAAACTTGGTCGTTCTTGGCGTCTCAGCGGGATCTGAGCCCCGATCCACTGGTCATGATGTCATGGCTGTGCTCCAATTTGAGCGAATTAGTCTTCTACGGTTACAAATATCGCGAAGAGAATTTGGTCGCCATCGCCAGACTTCGTGGCGAGAAATTGAAGAAGTTGGAAGTCGCTGAAGACGATGTGCTGTTTTCGAACAGCAATTATTTGGggcaagaaaatttaatt
- the Prosbeta4 gene encoding proteasome subunit beta type-2, which produces MDCLIGIKFNDFAIIAADMTNAHSIMVMKTDEDKLYKLSNKLAMAIAGEQGDTNQFAEYIAKNVQLYKMRNNYELSPKEASHFTRRILADNLRSRTPYHVNLLLAGYDNQEGPQLYFMDYLASVASVDYAAHGYGGYFSLSIMDRNYLPTMTKDQGYELLKKCVKEVHTRLIVNLPNFKVQVVDKDGVHDMPTITLESLKDA; this is translated from the exons atggatTGTCTCATTGGAATCAAATTTAACGATTTCGCGATTATCGCCGCTGACATGACCAACGCTCACAGCATAATGGTCATGAAGACAG ACGAGGATAAACTCTACAAATTGTCCAACAAACTGGCAATGGCCATCGCGGGGGAGCAAGGCGACACCAACCAATTCGCCGAATACATTGCGAAGAACGTTCAGTTGTACAAAATGCGGAATAACTACGAATTGAGCCCCAAGGAGGCGTCGCACTTCACACGCCGCATTTTGGCCGATAATCTACGATCTAGG ACGCCCTATCATGTGAATTTGCTTTTGGCTGGGTATGACAACCAAGAGGGGCCCCAGTTGTACTTTATGGATTATTTGGCGTCTGTGGCAAGTGTGGATTACGCTGCGCATGGCTACGGGGGCTATTTCTCCTTGTCTATTATGGACAGGAATTATTTACCGACGATGACAAAGGACCAGGGTTAcgaattgttgaaaaaatgtgtaaagGAGGTTCACACTAGGCTTATTGTTAATTTGCCGAATTTTAAAGTCCAGGTTGTTGATAAGGACGGAGTCCACGACATGCCCACCATCACACTTGAGAGTTTGAAAGATGCTTAA
- the Spp gene encoding minor histocompatibility antigen H13, giving the protein MADVVNIIVAQATENVKENATNTTGKPPSTPEGMAMAYGSIVVMALLPIFFGSYRSVNYHKENKPEKMTKKDAAIFPIMASCALVGLYVVFKLFSKEYINLLLTGYFFFLGVLALTHLLSPVVSKLVPAAIPNIPFHITFKQGEGESAQYLIDYRFSTYDVVSLAACSLVGAWYLVQKHWIANNLFGLAFAVNAVELLHLNNVITGCILLCGLFFYDIFWVFGTDVMVTVAKSFEAPIKLVFPQDLLQNGLAANNFAMLGLGDIVIPGIFIALLLRFDNSLKRQTKTYFHAACLAYFLGLMATIFVMHVFKHAQPALLYLVPACVGTPLLLALVKGDLTALFKYEDSPDEKVEEKKKDEKTSKPETKKVK; this is encoded by the exons ATGGCAGACGTTGTCAATATAATCGTGGCACAAGCTACcgaaaatgtgaaagaaaatGCAACAAATACCACGGGGAAGCCCCCTAGCACCCCCGAAGGCATGGCCATGGCGTATGGCAGCATCGTCGTCATGGCCCTTTTGCCAATTTTCTTCGGGTCGTACCGATCTGTCAACTACCATAAGGAAAAC AAACCAGAGAAAATGACCAAGAAGGATGCCGCCATCTTCCCCATAATGGCATCATGTGCCCTGGTCGGGCTGTATGTAGTCTTCAAACTGTTTTCCAAAGAGTACATCAACTTGCTACTGACTGgatatttctttttcctcgGGGTGTTGGCCCTCACACACTTGCTGAG tccTGTAGTGAGTAAGCTTGTGCCTGCCGCGATTCCTAATATTCCCTTCCACATCACCTTCAAGCAAGGAGAAGGCGAATCTGCTCAATATTTGATTGATTATCGGTTTTCCACTTATGACGTAGTGTCCCTGGCTGCGTGTTCTCTAGTCGGCGCTTGGTACTTAGTCCAGAAACACTGGATCGCCAATAATTTGTTTGGATTAGCTTTCGCTGTCAACGCTGTTGAGCTCCTCCACCTCAACAATGTCATCACTGGATGCATCCTCCTGTGTGGACTCTTCTTCTACGATATCTTCTGGGTGTTTGGGACTGACGTTATGGTCACTGTTGCCAAAAGCTTTGAAGCCCCCATCAAAT tggTGTTCCCGCAAGACTTGCTCCAGAACGGACTTGCTGCTAACAATTTTGCCATGCTAGGGTTAGGAGACATTGTGATTCCAGGCATTTTTATTGCCCTGCTTTTGAGATTTGACAACAGCCTCAAGAGACAGACCAAAACGTACTTCCATGCTGCTTGCCTAGCCTACTTCCTTGGTCTAATGGCTACCATTTTTGTAATGCATGTCTTTAAACATGCACAACCTGCTTTGTTATATTTGGTACCTGCCTGCGTGGGAACACCTTTACTTCTCGCATTAGTTAAAGGCGACTTGACTGCACTATTTAA GTATGAGGATTCTCCTGATGAAAAAGTGGAAGAGAAGAAGAAAGATGAAAAAACGTCGAAaccagaaaccaaaaaagtaaaataa
- the LOC103313619 gene encoding probable G-protein coupled receptor B0563.6, whose protein sequence is MDSLSYYPSVRFAFTNFSGASNIYNDGTPNQEGVITYSIVTPVICIFGICGNLLSLLVLSRRELKGSVYVYLAVLAFVDLCSSILLFMSGLSCGVFFLDNKWPVYDVLFGLPLAAMFNTMCVLTTMMVTFDRVCYLANPLTRQKPKFCHECVARRIMLGCFVLSVLANLPYCFIFVTHDGDDIETKPFYFTSSFDVYNWMRFIILGIFPSIFLIIGNGFLISNLRKIKKMYGKCNNSIKCRKPQNYTNLTTTLILIVFFFLISQIPSMLTNRASASTFFFPGANSDDSTNSKSLETVREITTVIQAISLSTDFVLYYMFCPAFCKVLAKIFARKKSVKRMQMTIFVVDKAKSIHEVTAGKLLQIMDVGRDTESIYDGSEDKCGEKKVNRDTLVTLCNATD, encoded by the exons ATGGATTCACTATCATATTATCCCAGCGTTCGATTTGCATTTACGAACTTTTCGGGCGCTAGCAATATTTACAACGATGGAACCCCCAACCAGGAAG GCGTCATTACTTATTCCATTGTAACACctgtaatttgcatttttggaataTGTGGCAATCTGTTATCGCTGCTGGTTTTATCTCGAAGAGAACTGAAAGGCTCCGTCTATGTCTATTTGGCAG TTTTAGCGTTTGTGGACCTTTGTAGctccattttattattcatgAGCGGATTAAGTTGTGGAGTGTTCTTCTTGGATAACAAATGGCCAGTCTATGATGTTCTTTTCGGACTGCCCTTAGCGGCGATGTTTAACACCATGTGTGTATTGACGACCATGATGGTCACTTTTG ACAGGGTTTGTTACTTGGCCAATCCGCTAACTAGGCAAAAACCGAAATTTTGCCACGAATGTGTGGCACGAAGAATCATGCTCGGATGCTTTGTTCTGTCGGTTTTGGCCAATTTGCCCTactgtttcatttttgttacacATGATGGAGATGATATAGAAACAAAGCCGTTTTATTTCACAAG CTCATTCGATGTTTACAACTGGATGAGGTTTATTATTCTGGGAATTTTTCCGTCAATATTTCTAATAATTGGAAACGGCTTTCTCATCAGCAACCtacgcaaaataaaaaaaatgtacggCAAATGTAACAACAGCATCAAGTGCAGGAAGCCACAA AATTACACCAATCTGACCACGACGCTAATCCTAATCGTGTTCTTCTTCTTGATAAGTCAGATCCCATCAATGCTAACCAACCGTGCATCGGCATCGACTTTCTTTTTCCCTGGTGCAAATTCCGACGATTCCACCAACTCGAAATCGCTCGAAACCGTTCGTGAGATAACAACAGTGATCCAAGCGATAAGTCTGAGCACAGATTTCGTCCTGTATTACATGTTTTGTCCCGCATTTTGCAAGGTGTTGGCCAAGATATTCGCAAGGAAGAAAAGCGTGAAAAGGATGCAAATGACTATCTTTGTCGTGGATAAGGCTAAATCCATACACGAAGTAACTGCAGGGAAACTGCTCCAAATTATGGATGTAGGCAGGGACACTGAGTCTATTTATGACGGCTCCGAGGATAAGTGCGGGGAGAAAAAGGTCAATAGGGACACGTTGGTCACTTTGTGCAACGCCACAGATTGA